A genomic region of Nodularia sp. LEGE 06071 contains the following coding sequences:
- a CDS encoding MlaD family protein has protein sequence MRDIITNSFASRRTLREGSVGLLILLGLGAFVMIVLWLNRFTAGSNSYKFIVEFANAGGMQRGAPVRYRGVKVGNISKVQAGSNAVEVEIEIAPSDLIISSDAVIEANQSGLISESIIDITPKQTIPAGAIAKPLDNSCDESLIICNGSRLKGQIGISIDELIRSSTNLATTYNDPAFYQNLNRLLESSTAAATGVASLTQDFQVLSKSFQQQLGTFSTTASSVQQATNQLTTSATKTVDQLGATASEFSSTANQANRLLSNLDELVTSNRGSLVSALNNITETSNQLRVTVSSLSPAFNQLTQGELLNNLESLSANAAQASANLRDASKALNDPQNLVLMQQTLDSARVTFENTQKITSDLDELTGDPAFRQNLLQLVNGLSGLVSSTEQMQQDVKVAATLDSLKTAVSKPPVKQTPVNKPVVKQPPVSTPKIELPTLKPKQQALNIKPIPAAVDIFEQNPQPIINPEIPESSQEMLLQQLRKYGEERKMDE, from the coding sequence ATGCGAGATATCATAACAAACAGCTTTGCGTCTAGGCGCACATTAAGAGAAGGCTCAGTGGGGTTGCTCATACTACTGGGGTTGGGCGCATTTGTGATGATTGTCCTCTGGTTGAATAGATTTACTGCTGGTAGTAATTCCTACAAATTCATTGTGGAATTTGCTAATGCTGGAGGGATGCAAAGAGGCGCACCAGTTCGCTATCGTGGTGTAAAAGTAGGCAATATTTCTAAAGTGCAAGCAGGGTCAAATGCCGTAGAGGTGGAAATTGAAATTGCTCCATCTGACCTGATAATCTCCAGTGATGCCGTAATTGAAGCTAATCAGAGCGGATTAATTAGTGAAAGTATCATCGACATTACACCGAAACAAACTATTCCGGCTGGGGCGATCGCCAAACCCCTAGATAATAGTTGTGATGAGAGCCTGATCATTTGTAATGGTTCTAGGTTAAAAGGTCAAATTGGCATCAGCATTGATGAACTGATTCGCAGTTCCACTAATTTAGCCACTACATACAATGACCCAGCATTTTACCAAAACCTGAATCGACTTCTAGAAAGCTCAACAGCAGCAGCCACAGGTGTTGCATCCCTGACTCAGGATTTCCAAGTTTTGAGCAAAAGCTTTCAACAACAACTAGGGACATTTTCCACAACGGCCAGTTCAGTCCAACAAGCCACAAATCAACTTACTACATCCGCTACTAAAACAGTCGATCAATTAGGTGCGACGGCGAGTGAATTTAGTTCCACAGCCAATCAAGCTAATCGGTTGTTGAGTAACCTAGATGAACTTGTGACAAGCAACCGGGGTTCTTTAGTTAGTGCTTTGAACAATATCACTGAAACTAGCAACCAACTCCGGGTGACAGTCAGTAGCCTCTCACCTGCCTTTAATCAACTTACCCAAGGCGAATTACTCAACAATTTAGAAAGCCTCTCAGCAAATGCGGCCCAAGCCTCAGCCAATTTACGCGACGCTTCTAAAGCCTTAAATGACCCTCAGAATCTAGTGCTAATGCAGCAAACTTTAGATTCAGCCAGGGTAACTTTTGAAAATACCCAAAAAATTACCTCTGATTTAGACGAATTGACAGGTGATCCAGCTTTCCGGCAAAATCTGCTGCAATTGGTCAATGGTTTAAGTGGCTTGGTGTCTTCTACAGAACAAATGCAGCAAGATGTAAAGGTCGCTGCTACGTTAGACTCCCTCAAAACAGCCGTTAGCAAACCTCCTGTTAAACAGACTCCAGTTAACAAACCAGTTGTCAAACAGCCTCCTGTTAGCACACCGAAAATTGAGCTTCCCACCCTCAAACCAAAGCAACAGGCGCTGAACATCAAGCCCATACCTGCTGCTGTTGATATTTTTGAACAAAATCCCCAACCAATTATTAATCCAGAAATTCCCGAATCATCCCAAGAAATGCTCTTACAGCAGCTGCGGAAGTATGGAGAAGAGCGAAAAATGGATGAATAA
- a CDS encoding ABC transporter ATP-binding protein: protein MNEPLIELKGISKSFGSNKVLDNVDLTIYRGEAVGIIGPSGTGKSTVLRIIAGLMAPDSGEIYVQGVRRDGLIEDSADPIGIGMVFQQAALFDSLTVDENVGFLLYQHSKIPRSRIQQLVKEKLEMVGLTGISHLYPSELSGGMRKRVSFARAIISNPDNLTEGPEVLLYDEPTAGLDPIASTVIENLIRQLQLTQGVCSTYAIVTHQDSTIRRTTDRLVFLYQGKVQWQGRVSDIDSTENPLIRQFISGSVQGPIQVAG from the coding sequence ATGAATGAACCATTAATTGAACTGAAAGGTATTTCTAAGTCCTTTGGTAGCAATAAAGTTTTAGATAATGTGGATTTGACGATTTACCGGGGAGAAGCAGTAGGAATTATTGGACCTTCAGGAACTGGTAAATCCACTGTTTTACGAATTATTGCCGGATTAATGGCTCCCGATAGCGGAGAAATTTATGTGCAAGGGGTACGGCGAGATGGGTTAATTGAGGACAGTGCTGATCCGATTGGTATTGGGATGGTGTTTCAACAGGCGGCATTGTTTGATTCGTTGACAGTCGATGAAAATGTGGGTTTTTTACTGTATCAACATTCCAAGATACCGCGATCGCGTATTCAACAACTAGTTAAAGAAAAATTAGAAATGGTCGGTTTGACGGGAATCAGCCATCTCTACCCATCTGAACTATCTGGGGGAATGCGAAAACGAGTAAGTTTTGCTAGAGCGATTATCTCTAATCCTGATAATCTCACAGAGGGGCCAGAAGTTTTACTCTACGATGAACCCACAGCCGGACTTGACCCCATAGCCTCAACAGTGATAGAAAATTTAATTCGTCAATTGCAATTGACTCAAGGAGTCTGTAGTACTTATGCCATTGTGACGCACCAAGATAGTACCATTCGCCGTACTACTGATAGATTAGTGTTTCTTTATCAAGGTAAAGTGCAATGGCAAGGTAGAGTTAGTGACATAGATAGCACAGAAAATCCCTTGATTAGACAATTCATTAGTGGCAGTGTACAAGGACCAATTCAGGTGGCTGGGTAG
- a CDS encoding phytoene desaturase family protein, protein MNSALNTQHSQSDVIVIGSGIGGLCAAGLLARYGKRVIVCESHAIPGGAAHSFRRREFEFDSGPSFYCGLTDAQSLNPVTQVLKVLGESLQVIPYDPLGHYHFPEAIFAVYGNAEKYLAEVDKITPQGAKEFQQFAERLLKLYEGMKGIPTLALRADWQVILVLMKRYLPSLAKMLPNLPLVQSSVGNVMDATVKDPWVRRLIDLECFLLSGLKAHGTIAPEVAFMLGERSRAGVEYPVGGSGAIVNALVRGLERWGGQLRLGCHVDQILVESGKAVGVKLQNGEVLKAPIVISNATIWDTYNHLLRPEDLPASCRQVALETPFVDSFMHLHLGIKANDLENLTGHHVVVHDSNQDISVPGNTCMISIPSVWDATLAPEGHHVVHAYTLEPYVGWERNDGYEAQKKEKAQTLYRALERVIPDIRERVVLELIGTPLTHAHYLRRYQGTYGPAIVAGKGMFPGMQTPIKGLYRVGDSTMPGIGVPAVAASGILCANSLVTVQEMGELLDGLKF, encoded by the coding sequence ATGAACTCAGCACTCAATACTCAGCACTCTCAAAGTGATGTCATCGTGATTGGTAGCGGTATTGGTGGGTTATGCGCTGCGGGTTTACTTGCTCGTTATGGTAAGCGGGTAATTGTGTGTGAAAGCCATGCCATCCCAGGCGGTGCAGCCCATAGTTTTAGACGACGGGAATTTGAATTTGATTCTGGTCCCTCTTTTTATTGTGGTCTTACAGATGCTCAGAGTTTGAATCCCGTCACACAAGTTCTTAAAGTTCTTGGCGAATCCCTCCAAGTTATCCCCTATGATCCACTAGGACACTACCACTTTCCTGAAGCCATTTTTGCAGTTTATGGCAATGCTGAAAAGTACCTGGCTGAGGTGGATAAAATTACGCCCCAAGGTGCTAAGGAATTTCAACAGTTTGCCGAACGTTTGTTAAAGCTATACGAGGGGATGAAAGGTATTCCCACTTTAGCTTTGAGAGCAGATTGGCAGGTGATTTTGGTATTGATGAAACGTTATTTGCCATCTTTGGCGAAAATGTTGCCTAATTTACCCCTTGTCCAGTCTTCTGTGGGCAATGTCATGGATGCTACAGTCAAAGACCCTTGGGTACGTCGGCTCATTGACCTGGAATGCTTTTTATTGTCTGGTTTAAAGGCACACGGCACAATTGCTCCAGAGGTAGCTTTTATGTTAGGTGAACGCTCCCGTGCTGGAGTTGAGTATCCTGTGGGAGGAAGTGGTGCAATTGTCAATGCTTTGGTGCGGGGTTTAGAACGTTGGGGTGGTCAGTTACGTCTGGGCTGTCATGTAGACCAAATTCTGGTGGAATCGGGCAAAGCTGTGGGTGTAAAGTTGCAAAATGGTGAAGTTCTCAAAGCACCGATAGTCATTTCTAATGCCACGATCTGGGATACTTACAATCACCTATTACGCCCTGAAGATTTACCTGCATCCTGTCGGCAAGTTGCATTAGAGACACCATTTGTTGATAGTTTTATGCATTTACACTTAGGCATTAAGGCGAATGACTTAGAAAATTTAACGGGACATCATGTAGTAGTTCATGATTCAAATCAAGATATCAGCGTACCGGGTAATACTTGCATGATTTCCATTCCCAGTGTGTGGGATGCAACCTTAGCACCAGAAGGACATCATGTGGTTCATGCTTATACTCTGGAACCTTATGTTGGGTGGGAACGAAATGATGGGTATGAAGCTCAGAAAAAAGAGAAAGCGCAAACTTTATATCGGGCTTTAGAGCGAGTTATCCCAGATATTCGTGAGCGTGTGGTGTTAGAACTGATTGGGACACCGCTAACTCATGCTCATTATTTACGACGATATCAGGGAACTTATGGACCAGCTATAGTTGCGGGTAAGGGGATGTTTCCTGGAATGCAAACACCGATAAAAGGTTTGTATCGTGTGGGTGATAGTACTATGCCGGGAATTGGTGTACCTGCGGTAGCTGCTTCAGGGATTTTGTGTGCTAATAGTTTGGTGACTGTGCAGGAAATGGGGGAGTTATTGGATGGTTTGAAGTTTTAG
- a CDS encoding caspase family protein: protein MAKIALLIGVSEYGEGITPLSSPLNDVEAMQRVLQEPNLGGFEQVKPLLNPNAIAMRKAIQTLFKEASKEDLILFFFSGHGITNDEGHLYLTTCETAKDDFEATAIDASFIQSQSKNCYAKRQVLILDACYSGAYAQGWRAKSFGVDIKQQLGAEGRVVLTSSSATQTSFEQEGSTLSLYTQYLVEGIESGAADKDNSGTIFIHELHAYAKEKVQTAKPNMTPDIILDKEGFNIIIANAPKNSEAEYRKFVEQYAQNGSLSEFAYLVLKPKRKTFELTDEQAEEIENEVLEPFRRRLANLELYKQALTQAVKKKDPLDENTFKILKDYQQDVLGLRDEDVEAIEKEITSANARSNQFKQVVSVLLFVGGVFAGGWVWGLVWVILGFVILGLIDGLLEN from the coding sequence ATGGCTAAAATAGCACTACTGATTGGAGTCAGTGAGTACGGTGAAGGTATCACTCCCCTATCATCGCCTCTTAATGATGTGGAAGCTATGCAGAGAGTTTTACAAGAGCCAAATCTGGGAGGTTTTGAGCAGGTTAAACCACTCCTTAATCCCAACGCGATCGCAATGCGAAAGGCAATTCAAACGCTGTTTAAGGAAGCTAGTAAAGAAGATTTAATATTATTCTTTTTCTCTGGTCATGGTATTACTAATGATGAAGGTCATCTCTATTTAACAACTTGTGAGACAGCTAAAGATGACTTTGAAGCCACTGCTATAGACGCAAGTTTTATCCAAAGCCAATCAAAGAATTGTTATGCTAAAAGGCAAGTTTTAATTCTCGATGCTTGCTATAGCGGCGCTTACGCCCAAGGTTGGCGAGCAAAAAGTTTCGGTGTGGATATCAAACAGCAGCTAGGTGCTGAGGGACGGGTTGTTCTCACCTCTTCGAGTGCAACTCAAACATCTTTTGAGCAAGAAGGCTCAACCCTTTCGCTTTACACGCAATATTTAGTTGAGGGAATTGAATCTGGCGCAGCAGATAAAGACAACAGTGGCACTATTTTCATACATGAACTACACGCTTACGCTAAGGAAAAAGTTCAAACAGCAAAGCCGAATATGACTCCAGATATCATTCTGGATAAGGAAGGCTTTAATATTATCATAGCTAATGCACCAAAGAATTCAGAAGCAGAGTATCGCAAGTTTGTTGAACAATATGCCCAAAATGGTTCTCTTAGTGAATTTGCCTACTTAGTCTTAAAACCAAAACGCAAAACATTTGAACTCACAGATGAACAAGCTGAGGAAATAGAAAACGAAGTTCTAGAACCTTTTCGTAGGCGGTTGGCGAACCTGGAACTTTACAAACAAGCTTTGACTCAGGCGGTTAAGAAAAAAGATCCTCTGGATGAGAACACTTTTAAAATACTGAAGGATTATCAGCAGGATGTTTTAGGTCTGAGGGATGAGGATGTAGAGGCAATAGAGAAAGAGATTACATCTGCTAATGCTAGAAGTAATCAGTTCAAACAAGTTGTATCGGTTTTGTTGTTTGTGGGTGGGGTTTTTGCTGGAGGGTGGGTCTGGGGCTTGGTGTGGGTCATTTTGGGCTTTGTTATTTTAGGCTTGATTGATGGTTTACTGGAGAATTAA
- a CDS encoding restriction endonuclease subunit R, producing the protein MTILNASNLSLEDVQRLFGFQERYSESFSHLLSLEPLLEAEHQELLQIRDDFRRYLKSGKVSEGQVKFLVIAPLLRLAGFYRYPIEIRLEEDIADIEVEDEDTTIKGRMDILAISKAKHTKSQVYFWILLIESKNSQIDISTGLPQLLTYAYKSLNNQTSVWGLSTNGRAYQFVYIEQGNPPIYHLMPLLNFMESPRAVELLQVLKAICQI; encoded by the coding sequence ATGACAATTCTCAATGCTAGTAATTTATCTCTAGAAGACGTTCAGCGTCTGTTTGGCTTTCAAGAACGGTACAGTGAATCATTTTCTCACCTGTTATCCCTGGAACCCCTCCTAGAAGCAGAACACCAAGAACTTCTACAAATTAGAGATGACTTTCGACGTTACCTGAAATCTGGCAAAGTTTCGGAAGGACAGGTCAAATTTCTTGTTATTGCACCCTTACTGAGATTAGCTGGCTTTTATCGCTATCCTATTGAGATTCGCCTAGAAGAAGATATTGCTGATATTGAGGTTGAAGATGAAGATACCACAATTAAAGGCAGGATGGATATTTTAGCTATTAGTAAAGCTAAGCATACCAAATCTCAAGTATATTTCTGGATACTTTTAATTGAATCAAAAAATAGTCAAATTGATATATCAACAGGCTTACCCCAACTGCTCACCTACGCTTATAAAAGTTTAAATAATCAAACATCTGTTTGGGGTTTAAGCACTAACGGTAGAGCTTATCAGTTCGTTTATATTGAACAAGGTAATCCTCCCATTTATCATCTTATGCCATTATTAAATTTTATGGAATCTCCCCGTGCAGTTGAATTATTACAAGTTTTAAAAGCAATTTGTCAGATATAA
- a CDS encoding DUF3611 family protein, with amino-acid sequence MEPETETRSSLETSHHNRNKVHNIANQIRLTGWITLWVQLALALVSGLLLLFASTGRNFADKSNPGLGIGVFWAVGGILLLLFSVFWDFRYTRIGRRLDNPNPTLHPSKADTTRAIRMGILVSLVGIFITILGAGTSVSVLIAKAVSQPPGVAITDPNKIIRALDVFIVVANINGIAAHFFGTVASMWLLEKVHQH; translated from the coding sequence ATGGAACCAGAAACAGAAACGCGATCATCGCTAGAAACATCACATCATAATAGAAACAAAGTTCATAACATCGCCAATCAAATTCGTCTCACAGGGTGGATTACCTTATGGGTACAATTGGCGCTAGCATTGGTTTCTGGCTTATTATTATTGTTTGCTTCTACAGGTCGTAATTTTGCAGATAAATCGAATCCAGGACTAGGAATAGGAGTATTTTGGGCTGTTGGGGGAATTTTATTATTGCTATTCAGCGTATTTTGGGATTTTCGTTATACGCGCATAGGTAGACGCTTAGACAATCCTAATCCTACTTTGCACCCTAGTAAAGCGGATACAACCAGAGCCATCCGCATGGGTATTCTGGTTAGTTTAGTGGGAATATTCATCACCATTTTAGGCGCAGGAACCAGTGTCAGTGTGCTAATAGCAAAAGCTGTATCCCAACCCCCAGGAGTCGCAATTACTGACCCTAACAAGATTATTCGAGCGCTTGATGTGTTCATAGTAGTAGCTAACATCAATGGTATTGCGGCTCATTTTTTCGGTACAGTTGCTTCTATGTGGCTACTAGAAAAGGTGCATCAGCATTGA
- a CDS encoding TspO/MBR family protein, with protein sequence MIRSWMVIGGVAFVIALAANLITPSGIQWFKRLQRPRWLTFEGVIPIIWTVIFICGAWSAYIVWESNPGTTTTWLLMGLYLLLEIVTIAYTPVMFRLRSLRVGTILGGTGLVICLILTLAVLPVSTSAALLLVPYLLWSPIGTYTTWKMINLNPQDA encoded by the coding sequence ATGATTAGATCGTGGATGGTGATTGGGGGTGTGGCTTTTGTGATTGCCTTGGCGGCTAATTTGATTACACCAAGTGGTATCCAGTGGTTTAAGCGCTTACAAAGACCCAGATGGTTAACTTTTGAGGGGGTGATTCCAATTATTTGGACTGTAATCTTTATTTGCGGTGCTTGGTCAGCTTATATTGTTTGGGAAAGCAACCCAGGAACTACCACAACTTGGCTACTTATGGGTTTATATTTACTACTAGAAATAGTGACTATTGCCTATACACCTGTCATGTTTCGGTTGCGTAGTCTGCGGGTGGGGACAATTTTGGGAGGCACAGGTTTGGTGATTTGCCTAATATTAACACTAGCAGTTTTACCTGTTTCTACTTCCGCAGCATTGTTGTTAGTTCCCTATTTGCTCTGGAGTCCCATCGGTACTTATACCACTTGGAAAATGATTAACCTTAATCCTCAAGATGCGTAA
- a CDS encoding PAP/fibrillin family protein: MNNPLSLKQKLQASLEEMQTKSNLSSPLTDLKLDKTSAAEIAQLTTELENCNPHPQPLLNAISLLNGAWKLLYSTAREIRSLDSLPLGLQLGEVYQVIDVTNKLFFNLAFVKHPLGIVSGYVKVTASFAPATDNLSPLPNQRINVNFDKRYLSIEKIFGFDTPQFDPFKVIPAKGPQGRVPTLDITYLDENFRIGRGGDGSLFILSKADDLPANFTHLED; the protein is encoded by the coding sequence TTGAATAATCCACTTTCATTAAAGCAAAAACTACAAGCTTCCCTAGAGGAGATGCAAACCAAAAGCAATCTCAGTTCTCCTCTCACCGATTTGAAGCTAGATAAAACCTCAGCCGCAGAAATCGCCCAATTAACCACGGAACTAGAAAATTGTAATCCTCATCCCCAACCCCTCTTAAACGCTATTTCTTTGCTCAATGGTGCTTGGAAATTGCTATACTCCACAGCTAGAGAAATCCGTTCTTTAGATTCCCTACCGTTAGGATTACAGTTGGGTGAAGTTTATCAAGTCATTGATGTTACCAATAAACTATTTTTCAACTTGGCATTTGTGAAACATCCTCTGGGAATAGTTTCGGGATATGTGAAAGTAACAGCTAGTTTTGCACCAGCCACAGATAATTTATCGCCTTTACCGAATCAACGTATCAATGTAAATTTTGACAAACGTTATCTATCCATTGAGAAGATATTTGGCTTTGACACTCCCCAATTTGACCCCTTTAAAGTAATTCCTGCTAAGGGTCCCCAAGGTAGAGTTCCTACTCTTGATATTACTTATTTAGATGAAAATTTCAGAATTGGACGTGGCGGAGATGGTAGTTTATTCATTTTGAGTAAAGCTGATGATTTACCGGCAAATTTTACGCATCTTGAGGATTAA
- a CDS encoding M15 family metallopeptidase — translation MRPYHQIPILECGELLVQIPLELFAVESPHPYEKLGAKYGEYSPYYLRQTVIDNLIQAQKYLQQLHPHWYIQIFDAYRPVAVQQFMVDYSFAQALQQQGLTEAELSPKQRQEIWESVYEIWAVPSWDEKTPPPHSTGAAVDVTLVNDAGEIVDMGSPIDELSERSHPHYYANSDHPDAPKYHAHRQLLHDVMLKAGFQRNPREWWHFSFGDQMWAWLYNQSNPADPLTARYGRKIF, via the coding sequence ATGAGACCTTATCACCAAATCCCTATCCTTGAATGTGGTGAATTGCTGGTGCAGATTCCTTTGGAATTATTTGCGGTGGAATCTCCCCATCCTTATGAAAAACTCGGTGCGAAATATGGGGAATATTCACCTTATTATCTCCGCCAAACTGTGATTGATAATTTAATCCAAGCCCAAAAATATCTACAACAACTGCATCCTCATTGGTATATCCAAATTTTTGATGCTTATCGTCCTGTGGCTGTACAACAGTTTATGGTAGATTACAGTTTTGCCCAAGCGTTACAACAGCAGGGTTTGACTGAGGCCGAGTTATCACCAAAGCAACGCCAAGAAATTTGGGAATCGGTTTACGAAATTTGGGCTGTACCCAGTTGGGATGAAAAAACTCCCCCTCCTCACAGTACGGGTGCTGCTGTCGATGTGACTTTGGTAAATGATGCTGGGGAAATAGTTGATATGGGTTCGCCCATTGATGAATTGTCAGAGCGATCGCATCCCCATTATTATGCCAATAGTGATCACCCAGATGCACCAAAATATCACGCTCATCGGCAATTATTACATGATGTGATGTTAAAAGCTGGGTTTCAACGCAACCCTAGAGAATGGTGGCATTTTTCCTTTGGTGATCAGATGTGGGCTTGGTTGTATAATCAAAGTAATCCGGCTGATCCTTTAACTGCACGTTATGGTCGGAAAATATTTTAA